The DNA region GCGTGAATTCCATGTCGGCGAAAAGACCTGCACCACCCGTTTGCTTTTTCAGGCGCTCGCGATGTGTGGTCGTTTTGGTGAGCGCCTCCTTGTAGTTTACTTGTGGAGCACCTTGATTGCATTCCACTTTGAACTCGCGGCGGAGGCGGTCAACAATGATTTCGAGGTGCAGCTCGCCCATGCCGGAAATGACCGTTTGGTTGGTTTCCTCATCGTAGCGAACGCGGAAGGTGGGGTCTTCCTCGGCAAGTTTGTTGAGCGCCATGCCCAATTTGTCGAGGTCTTTTTGCGTCTTGGGTTCCACTGCCAACCCAATCACCGGCTCTGGGAACACCATACTTTCCAGCACAATCGGGTGCGCCACGTCGCAGAGTGTGTCGCCCGTGCGGATGTCCTTGAAGCCTACCGCTGCCGCGATGTCGCCCGCTTCCACAGTGTCAATCGGGTTTTGCTTGTTGGCGTGCATCTGGTAAAGTCGGCTGATGCGCTCTTTTTCGCCCGAACGAGTGTTCAGCACGTAAGAGCCTGCATCCAGCTTGCCCGAATAAACCCGAATGAAGCACAGACGCCCCACAAACGGGTCGGTGGCAATTTTGAAAGCCAACGCCGTGAAGGGGTCGCTCACGGTAGGCTTGCGCTCCACTTCTTTGTCTGTTTTCGGGTCGGTGCCTTTCACCGCCTCGATATCAATCGGAGAAGGAAGGTAGTAGCAAACGGCATCCAAGCAGGCTTGCACACCTTTGTTTTTGAATGCCGAGCCACACATGACGGGGGTCATTTTCAAGTCGCACACAGCCGCTCGCACGGCAGCACGCATTTCCTCCACGGTGATGCTATCGGGGTCGTCGAAGAATTTTTCCATGAGCGTGTCGTCGTAGGAGGCAATTTCTTCGATGAGCGCCTGCCGCTGTTCGTGCACCGTGTCTTTCAAATCGTCGGGAATCGGGACGACGTTGTAGGTCATGCCTTGGTCGGCTTCGTTCCAGATAATCGCTTGATTCGTCACCAAATCAACCACGCCTTTGAAATTGTGCTCCGAGCCGATGGGCACTTGCAGCGGAATGGCATTGGCGCCGAGCTTGGCCTTCATGTCTTTCACTACCATCATGAAGTCGGAGCCAGCGCGGTCCATTTTATTGACGAAACCGATGCGTGGCACTTTATAGTTGTCGGCCAGACGCCAGTTGGTTTCCGATTGAGGCTCCACGCCGTCCACGGCAGAGAAAAGGAACACCAGCCCGTCAAGTACCCGCAGCGAGCGGTTCACTTCCACCGTGAAATCCACGTGGCCGGGGGTGTCAATGATGTTCATGTCATATTTCTGCTCTTCTACCGTCCAAGCGCATTTGGTGGCGGCGGAAGTAATGGTGATGCCTCGTTCCTGCTCCTGCTCCATCCAGTCCATGGTAGCAGCGCCTTCGTGCACTTCACCGATTTTGTGCGTGACACCGGTATAAAAAAGAGTACGCTCCGTAAATGTCGTTTTGCCAGCGTCAATGTGCGCGGCGATACCGATATTGCGGGTGAACCGGAGGTCCTTTGCCATGATTTGAGTGTAATTGAGAGTGAATGAATGAATTTTAGTGCTATGAGACGCAGCTTCAAAACAAAGTATCGCAATTGGCGAAAAAATATCTGGCTGCTAATGGTTTATTTGGCAAAATGGGGTTTGGCTTTTTTATTGTTTTGAAAAACAAACGAGGGGCAAAGCAAAGGCTGTCTCTTTAAAAGCCAATACCGCCGGAAAAGAGCATCTCATAAATCATTCGGGAGCCGTGAAAGTCATTTTTTTAATTTGGCACACCATGTCTCATGTGGCTTTCAAATTACAGCAAATGACTCTTGACGACCTTCAACGACTTATGATACACCCTCTTTCGACGGTAGGAATTTGACCACGAGGGGTCATTAAGCTCTGAAATGTGCAAAAGCGCGGTTCGCTTCCGCCATTTTGTGTGTGTCTTCACGC from Saprospiraceae bacterium includes:
- the fusA gene encoding elongation factor G, encoding MAKDLRFTRNIGIAAHIDAGKTTFTERTLFYTGVTHKIGEVHEGAATMDWMEQEQERGITITSAATKCAWTVEEQKYDMNIIDTPGHVDFTVEVNRSLRVLDGLVFLFSAVDGVEPQSETNWRLADNYKVPRIGFVNKMDRAGSDFMMVVKDMKAKLGANAIPLQVPIGSEHNFKGVVDLVTNQAIIWNEADQGMTYNVVPIPDDLKDTVHEQRQALIEEIASYDDTLMEKFFDDPDSITVEEMRAAVRAAVCDLKMTPVMCGSAFKNKGVQACLDAVCYYLPSPIDIEAVKGTDPKTDKEVERKPTVSDPFTALAFKIATDPFVGRLCFIRVYSGKLDAGSYVLNTRSGEKERISRLYQMHANKQNPIDTVEAGDIAAAVGFKDIRTGDTLCDVAHPIVLESMVFPEPVIGLAVEPKTQKDLDKLGMALNKLAEEDPTFRVRYDEETNQTVISGMGELHLEIIVDRLRREFKVECNQGAPQVNYKEALTKTTTHRERLKKQTGGAGLFADMEFTLGPADEEFLQSDDFKSGKKKLQFEWAIVGGAIDKNYIKPITDGFTQMMNNGILAGYNIDSMKVKVTDGSMHAVDSKPIAFELCAKEGFRAAAPATKPQIMEPIMKLEVITPEEYVGPVIGDLNRRRGLPKGQETRMGGAVAIQAEVPLAEMFGYVTSLRTLTSGRASSTMEFSHYAAAPENVAKAVIEKAKGTVKA